From the genome of Nicotiana sylvestris chromosome 2, ASM39365v2, whole genome shotgun sequence, one region includes:
- the LOC104232729 gene encoding protein WVD2-like 7 isoform X2, translated as MGDSACLMHAFSYASAIPNEAKQGNRMHALGESISFGRFTNESLAWEKWSTFSHKRYVEEAERYAQPGSVAQKKAFFEAHFKRIAAQKAAAAAALLEQSNTTPSSNTTKQDLDAEITPNTLIAENAAPLQGPLTPVAPEKELTNGIMRENKETISGSELSETSHTDKPLLKAKSSSFKQDDDDVTCVTSKKRSAFSSFKLSVHSIKTKFPSSPARHNIPPHVNKENNFTPFTDNQTSVLKNEKRSTSNSLSKLMNFTPAKEPDKVPPPLPSTLKKESSKVVPNAVKKCATPLRTPVTTSDGASERPMTTPSSENRRMTTPIHPTASGSQTAGPKWNILSAVCPKSFTACRNKLQSPSLSTPFLLRTEERAARRKQKLEEKFNAKEVQKVQLQTKFKEKAEMEIRKLRQSFCFRARPLPKFYKERETTKNYTKKTPVKRSQSPKPGTKPSKSTMASQPPSTYSTKKRSYKNSGKKNSSKPLNSQTLPMVVSHDQNASPNIQHQFGVSPN; from the exons ATGGGAGATTCAGCTTGTCTTATGCATGCCTTCTCTTACGCTTCTGCCATACCCAATGAAGCTAAACAG GGGAACCGGATGCATGCTCTAGGGGAGTCCATTTCTTTTGGGAGATTTACGAATGAATCATTGGCATGGGAAAAATGGTCGACGTTCTCTCACAAACGCTACGTGGAGGAAGCAGAGAGGTATGCACAACCAGGTTCTGTTGCCCAAAAGAAAGCTTTCTTTGAAGCTCATTTCAAGAGAATTGCTGCCCAAAaggctgctgctgctgctgctttgCTTGAACAATCCAATACTACTCCCTCCTCTAACACTACTAAACAAGACCTCGATGCAGAAATTACACCAAATACTTTAATAGCAGAAAATGCTGCTCCATTGCAGGGTCCTTTAACTCCTGTTGCTCCAGAGAAAGAACTAACAAATGGTATCATGCGTGAGAACAAAGAAACAATTTCGGGATCAGAGCTTAGTGAAACGTCTCATACGGATAAACCTTTGCTCAAGGCTAAG AGTTCCAGCTTTAAGCAAGACGATGATGATGTTACATGTGTTACGAGCAAGAAAAGATCAGCTTTTTCATCATTCAAATTATCCGTTCACTCAATAAAAACTAAATTCCCATCTTCACCAGCTAGGCATAACATTCCTCCTCATGTCAAtaaagaaaacaatttcactccATTCACAGATAATCAAACATCAGTCTTGAAGAATGAAAAGAGATCAACCTCAAATTCCTTAAGCAAATTGATGAATTTCACCCCGGCCAAAGAGCCAGATAAGGTGCCTCCTCCCCTTCCTTCCACCCTCAAGAAGGAAAGTTCAAAGGTTGTTCCCAATGCCGTTAAGAAGTGTGCAACTCCTCTCAGGACTCCTGTG ACAACTTCAGACGGTGCATCGGAACGTCCCATGACAACCCCATCTTCAGAAAATAGAAG GATGACAACACCAATACATCCAACAGCTTCAGGAAGTCAAACAGCCGGTCCTAAATGGAATATTTTATCAGCTGT TTGTCCCAAGTCTTTCACAGCGTGCCGTAACAAACTACAGTCACCCTCTTTATCCACTCCCTTTCTGCTGAGGACAGAAGAAAGAGCTGCAAGAAGGAAACAG AAGCTTGAGGAGAAATTCAATGCAAAGGAGGTACAGAAAGTTCAGCTACAAACTAAATTCAAG GAGAAAGCTGAAATGGAGATAAGGAAACTTCGGCAAAGCTTTTGTTTCAGAGCTCGTCCCCTGCCTAAGTTTTACAAGGAAAGAGAAACAACAAAAAATTACACAAAAAAG ACTCCAGTAAAACGTTCTCAGTCACCAAAACCTGGAACAAAGCCCAGTAAAAGCACAATGGCATCGCAGCCGCCTTCTACATATTCGACCAAGAAGCGATCATACAAGAATTCAGGAAAGAAGAATAGCTCAAAACCTTTAAATTCTCAAACCTTGCCAATGGTAGTGTCTCATGATCAGAATGCATCCCCAAATATTCAACATCAATTTGGAGTCTCCCCCAATTGA
- the LOC104232728 gene encoding uncharacterized protein isoform X3: MVEVEFDNGSLYNLSAEYLRIYSPAVDSKIRSVGGDKVISGRRHVGIMSAEPIGNYGVRLLFDDLHKTGIFTWDYLYHLGSKKFTLMRNYVKTLKKHGLSREPPRRK; the protein is encoded by the exons ATG GTAGAGGTGGAGTTTGACAATGGTAGTCTGTACAATTTGTCAGCAGAGTATTTGAGAATATATAGTCCAGCCGTCGATAGTAAGATCAGATCAGTTGGTGGTGATAAG GTCATATCTGGGAGGCGACATGTGGGAATCATGTCTGCTGAACCTATTGGAAATTATGGGGTGAG GTTATTGTTTGACGACTTGCATAAGACTGGCATCTTCACGTGGGACTACCTCTACCATCTTGGGAGCAAGAAGTTCACTCTCATGAGAAATTACGTCAAAACTCTAAAGAAACATGGACTGAGCCGGGAACCTCCCAGAAGAAAGTGA
- the LOC104232729 gene encoding protein WVD2-like 7 isoform X1, with the protein MGDSACLMHAFSYASAIPNEAKQGNRMHALGESISFGRFTNESLAWEKWSTFSHKRYVEEAERYAQPGSVAQKKAFFEAHFKRIAAQKAAAAAALLEQSNTTPSSNTTKQDLDAEITPNTLIAENAAPLQGPLTPVAPEKELTNGIMRENKETISGSELSETSHTDKPLLKAKQSSSFKQDDDDVTCVTSKKRSAFSSFKLSVHSIKTKFPSSPARHNIPPHVNKENNFTPFTDNQTSVLKNEKRSTSNSLSKLMNFTPAKEPDKVPPPLPSTLKKESSKVVPNAVKKCATPLRTPVTTSDGASERPMTTPSSENRRMTTPIHPTASGSQTAGPKWNILSAVCPKSFTACRNKLQSPSLSTPFLLRTEERAARRKQKLEEKFNAKEVQKVQLQTKFKEKAEMEIRKLRQSFCFRARPLPKFYKERETTKNYTKKTPVKRSQSPKPGTKPSKSTMASQPPSTYSTKKRSYKNSGKKNSSKPLNSQTLPMVVSHDQNASPNIQHQFGVSPN; encoded by the exons ATGGGAGATTCAGCTTGTCTTATGCATGCCTTCTCTTACGCTTCTGCCATACCCAATGAAGCTAAACAG GGGAACCGGATGCATGCTCTAGGGGAGTCCATTTCTTTTGGGAGATTTACGAATGAATCATTGGCATGGGAAAAATGGTCGACGTTCTCTCACAAACGCTACGTGGAGGAAGCAGAGAGGTATGCACAACCAGGTTCTGTTGCCCAAAAGAAAGCTTTCTTTGAAGCTCATTTCAAGAGAATTGCTGCCCAAAaggctgctgctgctgctgctttgCTTGAACAATCCAATACTACTCCCTCCTCTAACACTACTAAACAAGACCTCGATGCAGAAATTACACCAAATACTTTAATAGCAGAAAATGCTGCTCCATTGCAGGGTCCTTTAACTCCTGTTGCTCCAGAGAAAGAACTAACAAATGGTATCATGCGTGAGAACAAAGAAACAATTTCGGGATCAGAGCTTAGTGAAACGTCTCATACGGATAAACCTTTGCTCAAGGCTAAG CAGAGTTCCAGCTTTAAGCAAGACGATGATGATGTTACATGTGTTACGAGCAAGAAAAGATCAGCTTTTTCATCATTCAAATTATCCGTTCACTCAATAAAAACTAAATTCCCATCTTCACCAGCTAGGCATAACATTCCTCCTCATGTCAAtaaagaaaacaatttcactccATTCACAGATAATCAAACATCAGTCTTGAAGAATGAAAAGAGATCAACCTCAAATTCCTTAAGCAAATTGATGAATTTCACCCCGGCCAAAGAGCCAGATAAGGTGCCTCCTCCCCTTCCTTCCACCCTCAAGAAGGAAAGTTCAAAGGTTGTTCCCAATGCCGTTAAGAAGTGTGCAACTCCTCTCAGGACTCCTGTG ACAACTTCAGACGGTGCATCGGAACGTCCCATGACAACCCCATCTTCAGAAAATAGAAG GATGACAACACCAATACATCCAACAGCTTCAGGAAGTCAAACAGCCGGTCCTAAATGGAATATTTTATCAGCTGT TTGTCCCAAGTCTTTCACAGCGTGCCGTAACAAACTACAGTCACCCTCTTTATCCACTCCCTTTCTGCTGAGGACAGAAGAAAGAGCTGCAAGAAGGAAACAG AAGCTTGAGGAGAAATTCAATGCAAAGGAGGTACAGAAAGTTCAGCTACAAACTAAATTCAAG GAGAAAGCTGAAATGGAGATAAGGAAACTTCGGCAAAGCTTTTGTTTCAGAGCTCGTCCCCTGCCTAAGTTTTACAAGGAAAGAGAAACAACAAAAAATTACACAAAAAAG ACTCCAGTAAAACGTTCTCAGTCACCAAAACCTGGAACAAAGCCCAGTAAAAGCACAATGGCATCGCAGCCGCCTTCTACATATTCGACCAAGAAGCGATCATACAAGAATTCAGGAAAGAAGAATAGCTCAAAACCTTTAAATTCTCAAACCTTGCCAATGGTAGTGTCTCATGATCAGAATGCATCCCCAAATATTCAACATCAATTTGGAGTCTCCCCCAATTGA